Part of the Vicinamibacteria bacterium genome is shown below.
GAGGTGACGAAGGCCTCGCCCACCCGCGCCTCCCGGGTCTGGCCATTGGTGCCCACCTGCAGGACGATCTCGAATACCCCGTGCTCCTCGTCCGTCTCCAGGACCACGTCGGCGCCGGCATCCCGCAGGGGCTTGATCAGTTCCTGGAGCCGGCGCTTGTCCGAGAACGCCTCCGCGTCCTTGATCTGGCCTTTGAGCAAGAGCTCCACCAGCGCCCGCGGGGTGCCCTTCTTCTCAACCATGGCCAGAACCTTGGAGTGGCCGACCATCCGCTCCAGGAGGCGCACGAGGCGCGGGCCATCGACCAGCTGGCCGCTCACCAGACGCACTTTGCGGTTCTCCACCGCCCGCTCCATGAGGAAGGCGTTCAGCTCGTGGTCGTCCTTGAGGTAGCGCTCCGTCTTCCCCATCTTGGCCTTGTAGAGGGGGGGCTGGGCGATGAAGAGGTGCCCGCGCTCGATGAGCTCCTTCATCTGGCGGTAGAAGAAGGTGAGGAGCAGGGTCCGGATGTGGCTGCCGTCCACGTCCGCGTCGCACATGATGATGATCCGGTGGTAGCGGAGCTTCACAATGTCGAAGTCTTCCGCCCCCACCCCCGTGCCCAAGGCGGCGATGATGTTGCGGATCTCCTCCGAGGCCAGCGTCTTGTCGAGGCGGGCCTTCTCCACGTTCAGGATCTTGCCCCGCAGGGGCAGTATCGCCTGGAAGACGCGGTCCCGACCCTGCTTGGCGGAGCCGCCTGCGGAGTCGCCCTCCACCAGGTAGAGTTCGCACTTCTCCGGGTTCCGTTCCTGGCACTCCGCGAGCTTGCCGGGCAGGCCCGCCCCGTCCAGGGCCCCCTTGCGCCGTGTGAGGTCGCGCGCCTTGCGCGCTGCCTCCCGCGCCCGCGAGGCCTCCAGGACCTTGAACACGATGCGCTTGGCTTCGGGCGGGCGCTGCTCGAGGTAGGCCCCGAGCTTCTCGTTCAGGAGGCTCTCGACGATCCCCTTCACCTCGGAGTTGCCGAGCTTGCCCTTGGTCTGGCCCTCGAACTGGGGGTTCGGCACCTTCACGCTGATGACCGCGCACAGACCCTCGCGGGTGTCCTCCCCCTGGATCGGCTCCGCCATGTCCTTGGCGAGGCCGGCGGTGGTGGCGTAGCTGTTGATGGTGCGGGTGAGGGCGCTCTTGAAGCCCACGAGGTGGGTGCCCCCGTCGTGGGTGTTGATGTTGTTGGCGAAGGAGTAGATGTTCTCCGCGTAGCCGTCGTTCCACTGCAGCGCGACCTCGACCTGGACCCCTTCCCGCGTCCCTTCGATCAGGATCGGCTTCTCGTGCAGGGTGACCTTGTTGCGGTTCAGGTGCTCGACGAAGGAGGCGATGCCCCCCTGGTACTGAAAGCGGTGATTCTTGCCGTCGCGCTCGTCCTCGAGGGTGATGAGGATGCCCCGGTTCAGGAATGAGAGCTCGCGCAGCCGCTGGGAGAGGGTCTCGAAGCTGAAGCTCGTGGTCTCGAAGATCTGGGGGTCGGGCTTGAACGTCACCTTGGTCCCCCGCCGATCGGTCACGCCCGTATTCTCGAGCGGACCCTGGGGCACCCCCCGACGATAGGACTGCCGGTAGACCTTCTTCTCCCGCCAGATCTCAACCTCCAGGGTCTCGGAAAGCGCGTTCACGACCGAGATGCCGACCCCGTGGAGTCCGCCCGAGACCTTGTAGGCCTTCTTGTCGAACTTCCCTCCCGCGTGCAGCTTGGTGAACACCACCTCCGCCGCGTCCGTTCCGGGTACGGTCGGATGCGGACCCACCGGAATGCCCCGGCCGTTGTCCACCACCGTGATCGAGTTGTCGATGTGGATGGTCACTCCCACCTCGGAGCAGTGACCCGCCAAGGCCTCGTCCACGGAGTTGTCGACCGCCTCGTAAACCAGATGGTGGAGGCCGGACTCGCCGGTGGAGCCGATGTACATCGAGGGCCGGACCCGCACCGCCTCCAGCCCCTCCAGGACGCGGATGGATCCAGCCCCGTAGGCCGCGGCGGCCTCTTCCTGGGCCTCCTCCGTCTTGGTTTCGTCGCTCATGTCACCCCTGAGTATCCGGCCGGAAGAGCCCTCAGGCGCTCCTGACCTCGCCACCGGCAACGTCGAAGAGCCGCCCCCAGGAGCCCAGCCCCTCCGCCCAGCCCGCGTGGGCGGTGGTGATCAAGGCCTGGCCCCGCGCCGCCACTTCTTGGCAGATGAGGCTCGCTCTCTCCTCGTCCAGCTCCGAGTCCAGGTCGTCGAGGAGGGCCACCGCGGAGCCGCCCGTCTCCGCGCGGTAGACGGCGAGGGTGGCCAGGGTCAGGGCCAAGAGGAGGCTCCGGGCCTGCCCGGAGGAGGCCGTCGCCCCCGCCTCCTCGCCATCCACGGTGAGCCGGACCTTGTCCCGGTGGGGGCCGACCAGGCTCCGGCGCGCCCGCCGCTCCTGGGGCAGCCATTCCTGGAGCTCCCGGGCGAGAGCCGCGCGCTGCTCCTCCTCCCCGGGGCCGCGGTGGTCGGGGAGAAGCTCGATCCCGTAGACCTCCGCCCGCGGAGAGAAGCCCCTGCCGAGCTCCGCCTGGAGACGCTCCACGTAGGCGCGGCGCCGGGTGCGCAGCTGCGCCCCCAGCTCCAAGAAGTGCTCGTTCCAGGCCGGAAGGTCGCGGCTTCCCGCTTCCAGGGCCGCGTTCCGCTGGAGCATCACCCGCTCGTAGTCCCGAGCCGCCTGCCGGTACGCCGGCCAGAGGGCGGCCCCCCCACGGTCAAGGTACTGCCGGCGATCCCGCATGGAGCCGCGCACGACCCGCAGGCGGTCGGTGGAATAGACCACCACCTCCAACCGGCCCTGGTAGTGCCGGGGCGCGACCTCCTGCCCGTCCACCCGCAGCCGGCGAGACTTTGGCTCGAGCTCGATCTCGAGCTGCGCGTCTCGCCCCTCCCCCACCGCCACCCCGCGCGCCCGCGACCCCGCGGTTCCCCAGCGGATGAGGCTCGCGGTGTCCTCGGTGCGGAAGGAGCGGCCGCGGGCGAGCAGACCCACCGCCTCCAGGAGGGTGGTCTTGCCCTGCGCGTTGCGCCCCCGAAACACGTTCAAGCCCACCTCGAGCTCCAAGCGGGCCTCCGTGATGTTCCGCAGATCATGGACCTCCAGGCTCCGCACCCAGACCACAACCGCACCTCAGGCCCTCGAGAGACGACATGACGCAAACCAGCCATTGCGATCCCGCACCAGCTTCTTCGGGCGCCGCTCAAAAACGCATGGGCATGACCACGTACCGGTGTTCGGTATCGCTCTCCCCCGTCGGCTTGAACACGCCCTGGCTCTCCGGGTCCTTGAGCTCGAGGGTCACCATCTCCGTGCCCGCCACGCCGAGGAAATCCAAGAGGTACTGGGCGTTGAAACCGATCTCTACCGTCTCCCCCGTATATTCGGCGGGGAGCGACTCCCGCGCCTCTCCCAGCTCGGGGGAGGACGCGGTCAGCTCCAGCTTGCCCTTGCTCAGGGAAAGCTTGACCGCGCGGCTCCGCTCGGAGGAGAGCAGGCTCACGCGGCGGATGCCGCTCGCGAGGGCCTCCCGGTCGATCTGCACCGTCTTGTCTCCGGTGATGGCGATGACCTTCTCGTAGGCCGGAAACTGGGCATCGATCATCTTCGAGGCCAGGGTCCGGCCGCCGGCCGCGAACACCAGGTGGTTCTCCACCTGCTGGAAGGTGACCTCCTCCTCCCCCTCCAGCAGGCGCGCCAATTCGTGGATAGCCTTCCGGGGCACCAGCACCCGGATCTCCCCCTCCACCTTGAGCGGGGCCTTCCGGTGCGCGAAGGAGAGGCGGTGGCCGTCGGTGGCCACCATCCCTACCCCCTCCTTGGTCATCACGAGGAGGGCCCCCGCCAGGTAATAGCGGGCGTCCTCGGCGGTGATGGCGAAAGCGGTGCGGTCGACGAGCGCGCGCACGACCTCCGCCGGGATCGAGACCCCCTTGCCGGCCTTGGCCTCGGGCAAGGAAGGGAAGTCTTCCAGGGGCAGCCCCGCCATCTTGAAGGTCACCCGCTCGCAGACCACGGTGGCCCAGGAATCCGGCAGCACCTTCAGCTGCACCTCGCTCTCGGGCAGGGAGCGAGCGATCTCGTAGAGCTTCTTGGCCCCCAGGGTGATCGCCCCCTCCGCCACCACCTTGACCGCGCACCCGCAGCGGAGGGAGACGTCCAGGTCGGTGGCGGAGATCCTCACCTCTCCCCCCCGGGCCTCGAAGAGCACGTTGGAGAGGATGGGAATCGAGTTCTTGCGCTCCACGATCCCCTGCACCAGGTGGAGTTCCTTCACGAGGTCGTTCTTGCCGACGATGATCTCCATGTTGTTTACCCTATCGTCCTTAACTCATAGAGCAGTGATATCTATTGTTTAGAGAGAAGAGGAGGAAAACGTGGATCGCGGACCAACACCTTCCCGCTCCGCGACTTGCCGTGTGCATGGAGTTGTGCAGGAAGCGGCAAGAGACCCCTCCCCTCTGCGGATCGCGCCCCGTGCGGAGTGAAGCCGAGGGGCGGGCGGTGAGGCGGCTCGTGGAAAACCCCGTTAACTTCATCGAAACGCTTGCACGTAGCTGTTGATAAGCCTGTCGAACTCCGGGTCCCGCTTACGGAGGCCGTCGATCTTCCGCACGGAGTGAATGACGGTGGAGTGGTGCTTGCCCCCGAACTCCTTCCCGATCTCGGGCAGGGAGGCGTCGGTCAAGGCCTTGGTCAGGTACATGGCGATCTGGCGGGGCACGGCCACCGCCTTGGCGTTGTTCTTGGCCTTGAGCTCGGTGAGCTTCACGTTGTAGCGGTCGGCCACGAATTTCTGGATCATCTCGATCGTGATCGGCTTGTCCTCGCTGTGCAGGAGGTCGCGAAGCACCTCCTGGGTCAGGGGCAGGTCGATGTCGCGGCCGGTCAGGCTGGCGTAAGCGATGAGGCGGATGAGGCTCCCCTCCAGCTCCCGGATGTTCGTGCGCACCTTGCTGGCGATGAAGAGGGCCACGTTGTCCGAGATCTCCACCCGCTCCGCCTCCGCCTTCTTGCGGAGGATCGCCACCTTGGTCTCGATGTCGGGGGCTTGGATGTCGGCGATGAGGCCCCACTCGAAGCGGCTGTGGAGCCGCTCCTCCAGGGTGGGGATCTGGCGGGGCGGACAGTCGGAGGAGATCACGATCTGCTTCTGGGCGTCGTGGAGGGCGTTGAAGATGTGGAAGAACTCCTCCTGGGTGCGATCCTTGCCCGCGATGAACTGGATGTCGTCCACGAGCAGCACGTCGATGGCCCGATACTTCTGGCGGAAGGCGGGCAGGCGATCGAAGCGAATGGCGTTGATCATCTCGTTGATGAAGCGGTCGGAAGAGATGTAGCAGAGGTTGAGCCGCCGCTGCCGGGCCTGGATGTAGTGGCCGATGGCGTGCATGAGATGAGTCTTGCCGAGACCCACCCCGCCGTAGATGAAGAGCGGGTTGTAGGATTTTGAGGGGATCTCCGCCACCGCGCGCGCGGCGGCGTGGGCGAACTGATTGGAGGACCCCACGACGAAGCTCTCGAAGGTGTACTTGGGGTTTAAGGCGAAGGGGATGTCGCGCGCGGCCCCCGAGCTGCCCTCCGCGGGAGCGGCCTCGGGGGCATCCTCGAAGACGACCTGGACGTCAGCCCGGCCAAGATCGTGGAGCGCTTCCGCGATGACGGCCTGGTAGTTCTTGTTGAGCCATTCCTTGAATTGGGAGTTGGGCACTCCGATCATCAGGCGGGAGCCCTGTTGGAAGAGGAAGCTCGTGGGCCGGAACCAGGTGGCGAAGCTGTGACGGTTCACCTTGGCTTCGACCTTGGCCAGAACGTCGTCCCAGAGGCTCACGGCCTAACACACCCAACCCTGGCCGGGCCGGTTGCGACGCGAACCAGGATCCAAAGGATGACAGCTCACTGTTGATATAAGACCTTTTACTACAACGACTTACAGTATTAGATCCTTTTCGGACCACAGCCGGGGCGCGCGAGGACTCCTTTTGCACAGAGTTTTCAACATCTGTGGAAAAGAAGCCGCGGTGATCACTGGAGAAGGCTGGGACGCGCCTCGCCACCCTAACCTCGGAAGGCTATCATAGCCGTCCGGAGGAAGACAAGCCTGGAGCGGGAGGTGTCGGGGCGGCTCCGAACGGTTTGACAAGGATAGGGGCGCTGCCTAAGATCTAGCTTTTGTCTCGGGTCCGAAGGCCACGTGAAGGGCCGTCCCCGCGGGACAGAGGCGGCCATTTATGAAGAGGACGTTCCAGCCGAACAACCGGAAAAGGAAGAGGACGCATGGATTCCTGGTCCGCATGCGGACCAAGGGGGGACGCCTGGTCCTCAAGAGACGCCGGCAGAAGGGGCGCAAGCGCCTCGGAGCCTAGTCCCACCCGTGGCCGATCGGCGGGGGGCGAGTTTCC
Proteins encoded:
- the gyrB gene encoding DNA topoisomerase (ATP-hydrolyzing) subunit B; translated protein: MSDETKTEEAQEEAAAAYGAGSIRVLEGLEAVRVRPSMYIGSTGESGLHHLVYEAVDNSVDEALAGHCSEVGVTIHIDNSITVVDNGRGIPVGPHPTVPGTDAAEVVFTKLHAGGKFDKKAYKVSGGLHGVGISVVNALSETLEVEIWREKKVYRQSYRRGVPQGPLENTGVTDRRGTKVTFKPDPQIFETTSFSFETLSQRLRELSFLNRGILITLEDERDGKNHRFQYQGGIASFVEHLNRNKVTLHEKPILIEGTREGVQVEVALQWNDGYAENIYSFANNINTHDGGTHLVGFKSALTRTINSYATTAGLAKDMAEPIQGEDTREGLCAVISVKVPNPQFEGQTKGKLGNSEVKGIVESLLNEKLGAYLEQRPPEAKRIVFKVLEASRAREAARKARDLTRRKGALDGAGLPGKLAECQERNPEKCELYLVEGDSAGGSAKQGRDRVFQAILPLRGKILNVEKARLDKTLASEEIRNIIAALGTGVGAEDFDIVKLRYHRIIIMCDADVDGSHIRTLLLTFFYRQMKELIERGHLFIAQPPLYKAKMGKTERYLKDDHELNAFLMERAVENRKVRLVSGQLVDGPRLVRLLERMVGHSKVLAMVEKKGTPRALVELLLKGQIKDAEAFSDKRRLQELIKPLRDAGADVVLETDEEHGVFEIVLQVGTNGQTREARVGEAFVTSPEYKALYSAYEEFRELDQPPLVVLDGGETVVDSREALLNLFLAEGQRGVGIQRYKGLGEMNAQQLWESTMDPATRRLLQVRLEDDEVAENIFTTLMGDAVEPRRQFIEENALNVKNLDI
- the recF gene encoding DNA replication and repair protein RecF (All proteins in this family for which functions are known are DNA-binding proteins that assist the filamentation of RecA onto DNA for the initiation of recombination or recombinational repair.), which produces MVWVRSLEVHDLRNITEARLELEVGLNVFRGRNAQGKTTLLEAVGLLARGRSFRTEDTASLIRWGTAGSRARGVAVGEGRDAQLEIELEPKSRRLRVDGQEVAPRHYQGRLEVVVYSTDRLRVVRGSMRDRRQYLDRGGAALWPAYRQAARDYERVMLQRNAALEAGSRDLPAWNEHFLELGAQLRTRRRAYVERLQAELGRGFSPRAEVYGIELLPDHRGPGEEEQRAALARELQEWLPQERRARRSLVGPHRDKVRLTVDGEEAGATASSGQARSLLLALTLATLAVYRAETGGSAVALLDDLDSELDEERASLICQEVAARGQALITTAHAGWAEGLGSWGRLFDVAGGEVRSA
- the dnaN gene encoding DNA polymerase III subunit beta, whose translation is MEIIVGKNDLVKELHLVQGIVERKNSIPILSNVLFEARGGEVRISATDLDVSLRCGCAVKVVAEGAITLGAKKLYEIARSLPESEVQLKVLPDSWATVVCERVTFKMAGLPLEDFPSLPEAKAGKGVSIPAEVVRALVDRTAFAITAEDARYYLAGALLVMTKEGVGMVATDGHRLSFAHRKAPLKVEGEIRVLVPRKAIHELARLLEGEEEVTFQQVENHLVFAAGGRTLASKMIDAQFPAYEKVIAITGDKTVQIDREALASGIRRVSLLSSERSRAVKLSLSKGKLELTASSPELGEARESLPAEYTGETVEIGFNAQYLLDFLGVAGTEMVTLELKDPESQGVFKPTGESDTEHRYVVMPMRF
- the dnaA gene encoding chromosomal replication initiator protein DnaA; the protein is MSLWDDVLAKVEAKVNRHSFATWFRPTSFLFQQGSRLMIGVPNSQFKEWLNKNYQAVIAEALHDLGRADVQVVFEDAPEAAPAEGSSGAARDIPFALNPKYTFESFVVGSSNQFAHAAARAVAEIPSKSYNPLFIYGGVGLGKTHLMHAIGHYIQARQRRLNLCYISSDRFINEMINAIRFDRLPAFRQKYRAIDVLLVDDIQFIAGKDRTQEEFFHIFNALHDAQKQIVISSDCPPRQIPTLEERLHSRFEWGLIADIQAPDIETKVAILRKKAEAERVEISDNVALFIASKVRTNIRELEGSLIRLIAYASLTGRDIDLPLTQEVLRDLLHSEDKPITIEMIQKFVADRYNVKLTELKAKNNAKAVAVPRQIAMYLTKALTDASLPEIGKEFGGKHHSTVIHSVRKIDGLRKRDPEFDRLINSYVQAFR
- the rpmH gene encoding 50S ribosomal protein L34, with the translated sequence MKRTFQPNNRKRKRTHGFLVRMRTKGGRLVLKRRRQKGRKRLGA